TGAGATAAATGATGTCCATCACCTTTAACAACCCTTTAAAACGACTCACACTGTTTTTATTCATAACCAACACCTCTTCCTTCTATTCTTTTCACTAATAGATTACCATCATCCTTTCAATATTTCAATAATTATTTATCGTTTATCGATAAATAATTAGCTATTAACATAAAAAACACCCAACTTCATTAAGTTGGGTGTATTCACTACACACGTTTCGGGTCTTTGCCATACTTATTATCGCCTTCATTTCCGTTAATAAAATTGATAATAAATAAGAACAGTCCTCCGATACCTGTAAATATTGTAATTAATATAATTGGTAGTGATGTTGAATCTAAATCTACGGGAAAAGTGCCTGTCATTTGTTTTGTGATAAAGTCTAAAATCGCTGATAAAACCGTGATGACGATTGCAATTTTACCGCTCATATTTAAATCGTGTAATCGGCGGCTCGCCTGTGCCATTGCTGGTATGGTTGTGATATAAGGGAAAATCGTGCCTGCTACAAATCCAAAATGATCTATCACATGATAGCGTCCACCAGTAGCCATCTCAATCAATAAGGCGATTACTGTAAGAATAAATCCAATAATGATATTCGCCAGTATATTCAGCCATACTTCTCTACGGCGTGCACGTCCTGTGAAAGTAAATCCTTTCGTCCAGAATGCGGTAAATGCATCTTTAATCGACATATTATTTTCCATCG
Above is a window of Macrococcoides canis DNA encoding:
- a CDS encoding DUF805 domain-containing protein; translated protein: MENNMSIKDAFTAFWTKGFTFTGRARRREVWLNILANIIIGFILTVIALLIEMATGGRYHVIDHFGFVAGTIFPYITTIPAMAQASRRLHDLNMSGKIAIVITVLSAILDFITKQMTGTFPVDLDSTSLPIILITIFTGIGGLFLFIINFINGNEGDNKYGKDPKRV